One Stenotrophomonas maltophilia R551-3 genomic window, GGGCCTGCTGCCGGTCATTGCCGACGGCGTAGGCGTGAACATCCCCACCGCCGGCATGTTGATCACGGCCTACGCCGTGGGCGTCATGCTGGGTGCACCTGTGATGACCCTGCTGATGGGACGCTTCGGCAAGCGCACTGCGCTGATGCTGCTGATGTCGATCTTCGTGGTCGGCAACCTGCTGTCGGCACTGGCCCCGAACTACGGCCTGCTGCTGTTGTCGCGCCTGGTCACCAGCCTCAATCACGGTGCCTTCTTCGGCATCGGTGCGGTGGTCGCCGCCAGCCTGGTACCGAAGGAAAAGCAGGCGGCCGCCGTGGCGACCATGTTCATGGGCCTCACCATCGCCAACATCGGCGGTGTGCCGCTGGCCACCTGGGTGGGGCAGCAGCTGGGCTGGCGCCTGTCCTTCGCCGGCACGGCGGTGCTGGGCCTGGTCGCGATCACCGCGCTGGGCCTGGCCCTGCCGGCATCCGCGCCCGATGCGCGTCCGGACGTGCGCCGCGAACTGAAGGCGATCCTGCAGCCGCAGGTGCTGCTGGCCATGGCCACCACAGTGCTCGGCGCCGGCGCGATGTTCACCCTCTACACCTACGTGGCGCCGGTGCTGACCGAGCTGACCGGCGCCTCCAACGCCTTCATCGCGATGTCGCTGGCCCTGATCGGCATCGGCTTCACCTTCGGCAATGGCATCGGCGGGCGCATGGCCGACTGGTCGCTGGATGGTGCCACCCGCATCCTGCTGGCGGTACTGGCCGTGTTGATGTTCGTGCTGCCGCTGGCCTTCATGAATCACGCCACGGCGGCGCTGGGCGTGCTGCTGTTCGGTGCCGCGACCTTCGCGATCGTGCCGCCGCTGCAGATCCGGGTGATGCAGGCGGCCAGCGAGGCGCCAGGCCTGGCGTCGTCGATCAACGTCGGTGCGTTCAATCTCGGCAATGCGCTCGGTGCAGCACTGGGTGGTGCGGTGATCAGTTCGGGCCTGGGCTACGCCGCGATTCCGGTGGCCGGTGGCCTGCTGGCGGCCTCAGGGTTGCTGCTGGCATGGCTGGGGCGTCCGCGCGCTGCGGTGGCTGAGGCCTGCTGAGGAGTGTTGGATTCCGGCAGGGCTTGCAGCCCTGCACCCGCTGCAATCAACGTCAACGGCAAAAGCCGGCGCTGGTTTTCTGAGGGTTGGGCGGGGTGGTGTGGGTTGGCAGGACACGCCGTGAACCCATCCATGGGGGCTCGATGGCGCCATCCATGGCGCCAACGGTCCTGCCAACCCACACCGCCCCACCTCCGACAGATTGCCGCGATCGGTCGGAAAGGCGTTCTGCTTTGGTAGGTGTCGACCTTGGTCGACACGAATGCCTGAAGAACCGGCTTTTGCTTTTATTTTTTTCTTTTGATCTTCCCGCGGTGCGCAGGAAACCGTATGAGGCCGGGCGGGTGGGCGTGGCGGGGGTGTCCGCGGCATGGATGCCGCGGCCAAGCCTCCAGGGACGGATTCACGGCGTCCCCCGCCATGCCCACCCGCCCGGACTATTCAGGCGATCCATGAGCATGGCCACCGCGGAGGGGGCGGCGCCCGATGGCCGGTCTTTCACCCGAACCATGGCATGCTCGGCGCCAA contains:
- a CDS encoding MFS transporter → MNSRAALLALAVGAFAIGTTEFAPMGLLPVIADGVGVNIPTAGMLITAYAVGVMLGAPVMTLLMGRFGKRTALMLLMSIFVVGNLLSALAPNYGLLLLSRLVTSLNHGAFFGIGAVVAASLVPKEKQAAAVATMFMGLTIANIGGVPLATWVGQQLGWRLSFAGTAVLGLVAITALGLALPASAPDARPDVRRELKAILQPQVLLAMATTVLGAGAMFTLYTYVAPVLTELTGASNAFIAMSLALIGIGFTFGNGIGGRMADWSLDGATRILLAVLAVLMFVLPLAFMNHATAALGVLLFGAATFAIVPPLQIRVMQAASEAPGLASSINVGAFNLGNALGAALGGAVISSGLGYAAIPVAGGLLAASGLLLAWLGRPRAAVAEAC